The genomic interval GCTGACCTTGTACTTCTTTTTGATCTTATCAAAGGCTTTTTCGAATTGATGGTGATCCATTCCCATCACCACGTCGCCGAACATGTTGATCAAGCGGCGATACGCGTCGTAAGCGAAACGTTCGTTCTTGGTGGCTTTTGCCAAGCCGGCGGTGGAGACGTCGTTCAGACCCAGGTTCAGAATCGTGTTCATCATGCCGGGCATGCTGACGGCAGCGCCGCTACGGACGCTGACCAGCAACGGATTGGACTCGTCGCCGAACTTTTTGCTGAGTTCTTTTTCCATCGTCGCGATGGCCTTGTCGACTTCCTCCATCAAGCCGCTGGGCAATTGCTTGCCCGCTTTGTAGTAGGCGTCACAAACTTCGGTCGTGATTGTGAAACCGGGAGGGACTGGCAGTCCGATGGAGGTCATCTCTGCCAGATTCAACCCTTTGCCGCCAATGAGGGTCTTGGACTTTCCTTTGCCTTCGGTCTTTGTCTTGCCGAAGTAGTAAACCATCTTGTTCGCCATGGTTGATCTCTGTGAAATCCGTCTTAGAAAGGGGGCGTAAATACGGCGTCAGGGTGACCGGGAATCTCCGCAGTTGGGAGAATCCTGGCGTCCGACCGCAGTGAAAATTGCAGTGAAATGAGACCAGAAAAATGGCCCTGGGCTCGAAACGCAAGAAACCATGGGAGACGGTTTCTGAGCGAGGGGAATGCCGAGCCCAGCCGGGGCCCTGCCAGCCCTGTCGGGGCCCTGCCGGCCCGACGGGGACCGCCAAGCGGCCATTAGCGTATTTCAGGGCCGAGATTTGGTCAATGAGCCTATCCATCGCCACTTCTGCAATTGCGGATCAGCCCATCGAATCGCCCTCGGCGATTTCCCGCTTGCCCCGTACAATCTAGATCGATGAGCTCGATTGCTCCGAAAAATCCCGCCGTTGAGGCTCGTCCCCAGACAAGGCTCGTCTTGCCCAGAACACGCCCTAAAGCCTAAAAAGCCCAGCGGAGCCTTCAGAAGGACCAGCGGAATAGCCTCCTGATCAGCGGCAAAGTCGCCTGATCTCTACCAGAACATTTCTACAAGCACAGTCAGCATGAGTACCGCGACAGCCTCCAGTCACTCGCACGTCCTGCCCGCCACCGGCCAACTCCGCGTCTACAACACGCTCAGCAAGACGAAGGAGCCGTTTGAGCCGCTTGAGCCGCCCAAGGTCGGTATCTATCTGTGCGGACCCACCGTCTACGCGGAATCTCACATCGGCCACATGGTCGGCCCCGTGATCTTTGACACGATCAAACGGTACCTGACCTACTGCGGCTACCAAGTCACATGGGTCGTCAATATCACTGACGTGGACGACAAACTGATCAACAAGAGCAAGGAGCGTGGGATCCCGATCTGCCAAATCGCGACCGAAATGACGGCCGATTACTTGGCCAATCTACGTGAATTGGGGGTCAATCAAATCGACCACATGCCTCGGGCAACCGACTACATCGGCCACATCATCCGATTCATCCAGCAGTTGGTGGACAAGGACCACGCATACGCGGTCGATGGCGACGTGTTCTTTGACGTGGCCAAGGACCCTCGCTACGGACAACTTTCCAATCGACGCAGCGACGATCAGCAGGGCGAAGGCGGCGGAGCAGCGGCCAAGAAACGATCCCCCGGTGACTTTGCCCTCTGGAAATCCGCCAAAGCAGGTGAGATCGCTTGGGACAGCCCTTGGGGCTCCGGCCGACCCGGATGGCACATCGAGTGCAGCGCCATGAGCCACGAGATCCTCGGTAAGACCTTTGATATCCACGGCGGCGGCTTGGACTTGATGTTCCCCCACCACGAAAACGAACTGGCACAAAGTAGCTGCTGCCACGACGCGCCGATGGTCAAATACTGGATGCACAACGGCCTGATGCGAGCCGGTGAGAAAGGCAAGGTCGGTGGCAAGAGTGACCGCGACGACCAAGCCGCCAATGAGGCGTCGACCGAGGAAGCCGCATCGGGCAAGATCAGCCGCAGCAAAGGCGCCGGCGGATTGTCCGATCTGATTCGCCAACAGACCGGCGAGCGGATCCGTTTCTTTCTGCTCCGCACGCACTACCGATCGACCATCGTTTACAACAACGAAGGACTCGAGGAAGCAGGCACGTCGCTGGAGGCTTTTTACCGTTTCTTTGCCCGCTACCAGGAAATCACCGGCGAGTCGTTCTATGCGATCGACGTCGCCAAGACCCGAGCAGCCGGCGAATTTGATCCCGCTCAAGACGAATTGCTGAAGCAGGTCCACGAGCTACGTGAAAAATACCTCGCAGCCATGGACGACGATTTCAATACCGGAGCCGCGATCAGTACGCTGTTCGATTGGCTCCGCATGCTCAATCGTCACATGGACCAAAACAATTTGGCTGCAGGTGCCGACGCTGACTCACCCGCCGTCCGCTCGCTTGCTAAAGCCACAGAAGTGTTTCGTGAGCTGGCCTCGATTCTCGGGCTGTTCGTCAAAGCTCCGCCGCAAGGAGGCGGTGACGATGACTCAGCGGACTTACTCGATCAAGCCATCCGGTTGCTGATCGATCTACGCAAAGAAGCACGCGAGAAAAAGGACTACGCCACGGGCGATGCGATTCGTGATCGCTTGACCGCGATGGGCATCGCTTTGTTGGACAAGAAAGAAGGGACCTCGTGGGAACGAAGCTGACTTCGCCCCTCAAAATCCTTGGTATCGACCCGGGGCTGAACGTGACCGGGTACGGTGTGATCGAGATCCATGGCAAAACGCCACAGCTTTGCGAAGCCGGCGTCATCCGCAGCAAAGCCCGTGATAGCCTGGAACAGCGATTGGCGGAACTTCACGAAGGTGTCACCGAAGTCATCGAGTTGCACCGCCCGAAATTCCTTGCCCTGGAGCAACTTTATTCTCACTACCAACGCCCACGCACCGCGATCTTGATGGGGCACGCCCGTGGCGTGATCTGCTTGGCCGCTGCCCAAGCCGGGATCGAAGTCAAAAGCATCGAACCGACACGAGTGAAGAAAACGATGACCGGCAACGGTCACGCCCCCAAAAGCCAGATCCAACAAGCTGTCAAGTTGCAGCTCAATCTCACCGAGATTCCCGAGCCCGCCGACGTTGCCGACGCCCTGGCCATCGCCATCTGCGGCCACCACTTCAGCAACTCGCCACTGTCCAAGCTGTTCTGATGGAGAGTCGCCGTCAGCATCGCTGGTGACCAGGCTAGGCGCCATCCAGATCGCGAATCAAGCTTTCATCTCACATAAACAAAACTCACTCTGGCTCACCGTCAGCATTTTCTAAGTCTTTGACTTCGGTGTCGCTATCATCCACGCCTTCTTCGGCATCAAGCATCTCCTTCAACTCAAGTAGGGCGGGATGGGAATGTAGAAAGCTCATCGAATAAAACTGCAACGCGCCTCCGATGGCGTCTGGTGATCTCAACATCTTTCGATAAATCGGTAGCGCCTCGTCGGTTTGCCCCAATCGATGCAGGCATCCCGCCTCGATCCCCATCTGATTCATTGGCCCCAAAAACTGGTAGCCTTTCGATTTCGACTTCCAGTATTTCCTTGCCAACTCAAGTGCTTCGTCGTATCTGCCGCACTCAAAGAAAACCAGAGCGGCAACCAACTGAGTCTGGCCATCTTCAGGAAACTCCTCCAGGACGATTTCGATGAGAAACTCGATGTTGTCGAGCGTGTGTAGGCGGTGTAACGCAGGCCTTCGGCGTCTCGCATCAATCGTCGCAACGAATAAGGGATCAGCCCCGTCTCTGCTCCATGCGATGAGGGCATTGCGAAGTGTGTCCCGGAGGACTCCGGCGTTTTGCCATCCCTGTCTACAATGATGGCGGACCCATGCTGCTGTTTCGTCTGGTC from Stieleria varia carries:
- the ruvC gene encoding crossover junction endodeoxyribonuclease RuvC, coding for MGTKLTSPLKILGIDPGLNVTGYGVIEIHGKTPQLCEAGVIRSKARDSLEQRLAELHEGVTEVIELHRPKFLALEQLYSHYQRPRTAILMGHARGVICLAAAQAGIEVKSIEPTRVKKTMTGNGHAPKSQIQQAVKLQLNLTEIPEPADVADALAIAICGHHFSNSPLSKLF
- the cysS gene encoding cysteine--tRNA ligase, translated to MSTATASSHSHVLPATGQLRVYNTLSKTKEPFEPLEPPKVGIYLCGPTVYAESHIGHMVGPVIFDTIKRYLTYCGYQVTWVVNITDVDDKLINKSKERGIPICQIATEMTADYLANLRELGVNQIDHMPRATDYIGHIIRFIQQLVDKDHAYAVDGDVFFDVAKDPRYGQLSNRRSDDQQGEGGGAAAKKRSPGDFALWKSAKAGEIAWDSPWGSGRPGWHIECSAMSHEILGKTFDIHGGGLDLMFPHHENELAQSSCCHDAPMVKYWMHNGLMRAGEKGKVGGKSDRDDQAANEASTEEAASGKISRSKGAGGLSDLIRQQTGERIRFFLLRTHYRSTIVYNNEGLEEAGTSLEAFYRFFARYQEITGESFYAIDVAKTRAAGEFDPAQDELLKQVHELREKYLAAMDDDFNTGAAISTLFDWLRMLNRHMDQNNLAAGADADSPAVRSLAKATEVFRELASILGLFVKAPPQGGGDDDSADLLDQAIRLLIDLRKEAREKKDYATGDAIRDRLTAMGIALLDKKEGTSWERS